A DNA window from Actinomadura coerulea contains the following coding sequences:
- a CDS encoding CoA-transferase, translating to MDDAAAAAVGGKVCDAATAAALVEDGQAVASTGVIGWITPDAVLRAVGERFERSGSPRDLTFFFPCATGDAMDIRGMDGVAREGLMRRVVAGSYINPRHPRTGARPALTGLIRDDLVEAYSWPIGAAMHWLREVARRSPGYLTRIGLGTFADPRHGGGRLTGRAKEDLVEVVELRGEELLLYPTWPLDVGVIRASSSDAQGNLSFEDLPITSAALALALAVKASGGTVIAQVSRIVPRGSRPARDVQVPGVLVDRVVVAPSELVGTEVRDDPGYLRPVADPVGRLPRLRPGPGKVIARRVAREIRPGETTILGFGAASSAILAMAEDGAFQDGRLGDYTFTTEHGSFGGVVMGGWQFSANYSPEALVDGTYQFDFIDGGGCALAALSFAQLDAAGNVNVSRFAGTSPGGGGFVDIAHNARRIVLGGTLTTGGLEVSCDDGRLDILREGEIQKFVPEADHVTYAVRSGLQRGQRAVVVTERAVFEMTSEGLVLTEVAPGVDVRRDVLGQIGFPVRTAAGVTTMAAELFRP from the coding sequence ATGGACGATGCCGCGGCTGCTGCCGTGGGGGGCAAGGTCTGCGACGCGGCGACCGCCGCCGCCCTCGTCGAGGACGGGCAGGCCGTCGCCAGCACCGGCGTCATCGGGTGGATCACGCCGGACGCGGTCCTGCGCGCCGTCGGCGAGCGCTTCGAGCGGTCCGGCTCCCCCCGCGACCTGACCTTCTTCTTCCCGTGCGCCACCGGCGACGCCATGGACATCCGCGGCATGGACGGCGTGGCGCGCGAGGGGCTGATGCGCCGCGTCGTCGCGGGCTCCTACATCAATCCGCGGCATCCGCGCACCGGCGCCCGCCCCGCGCTCACCGGACTGATCCGCGACGATCTCGTCGAGGCCTACAGCTGGCCGATCGGCGCCGCCATGCACTGGCTGCGGGAGGTCGCGCGGCGGAGCCCGGGCTACCTCACCCGCATCGGCCTCGGCACCTTCGCCGACCCGCGCCACGGCGGCGGCCGCCTCACCGGGCGGGCCAAGGAGGACCTGGTGGAGGTGGTCGAGCTCCGCGGCGAGGAGCTCCTGCTCTACCCCACCTGGCCGCTGGACGTGGGGGTCATCCGGGCCAGCAGCTCCGACGCCCAGGGCAACCTGTCCTTCGAGGACCTGCCGATCACCTCCGCCGCCCTCGCCCTCGCCCTCGCCGTCAAGGCGAGCGGCGGCACCGTGATCGCCCAGGTGTCGCGGATCGTGCCGCGCGGCTCCCGCCCCGCGCGCGACGTGCAGGTCCCCGGAGTGCTCGTCGACCGCGTCGTGGTCGCCCCGAGCGAGCTGGTCGGGACGGAGGTGCGCGACGATCCCGGCTACCTGCGGCCGGTGGCGGACCCGGTCGGGCGCCTGCCGCGCCTGCGGCCCGGGCCGGGAAAGGTCATCGCGCGCCGGGTCGCGCGGGAGATCCGCCCCGGCGAGACCACGATCCTCGGGTTCGGCGCGGCGTCCAGCGCGATCCTGGCCATGGCGGAGGACGGCGCCTTCCAGGACGGCCGGCTGGGCGACTACACCTTCACCACCGAGCACGGCTCCTTCGGCGGCGTCGTCATGGGCGGCTGGCAGTTCTCGGCCAACTACTCACCCGAGGCGCTGGTCGACGGCACCTACCAGTTCGACTTCATCGACGGCGGCGGCTGCGCCCTCGCCGCGCTGTCCTTCGCCCAGCTCGACGCCGCGGGGAACGTCAACGTCAGCCGGTTCGCGGGCACGAGCCCGGGCGGCGGCGGGTTCGTCGACATCGCGCACAACGCGCGGCGGATCGTCCTCGGAGGCACCCTCACCACCGGGGGGCTCGAGGTCTCCTGCGACGACGGCAGGCTGGACATCCTGCGCGAAGGCGAGATCCAGAAGTTCGTGCCCGAGGCCGACCACGTCACCTACGCGGTCCGCTCCGGTCTGCAACGCGGCCAGCGCGCCGTCGTCGTCACCGAGCGCGCCGTGTTCGAGATGACCTCCGAGGGACTCGTGCTGACGGAGGTGGCGCCCGGCGTCGACGTCCGGCGGGACGTCCTCGGGCAGATCGGCTTCCCGGTGCGTACCGCCGCCGGCGTCACCACCATGGCCGCCGAACTTTTCCGTCCGTAG
- a CDS encoding methyltransferase, with amino-acid sequence MNRMAESDEPHGRRSRGPARPRHDAGLVSAAADDAVPALWAMAQLATPMAVRAAATLRVADHIASGLRTVPELAEATGADADGLARLLRYLAVRGVLRRDGSDRYGLTALGEALRDDHPGGLRACLDVEEGGRAELCYVELLHSVRTGGPAYPRRFGLSFWDDLAAEPRHEAAFRAMLRPGGVDRARRIASAYDWASLGSVVDVGGGEGTLLAALLTAHPDLRGVLVERPPATDAARKALAAAGVADRAQVETGDMFGPLPPGAGGYVLSLVVHNWGDDPARAILARCAEAAGAAGSVLVVENVGPDGAGPTGLDLRMLAYCGGKVRSLPELSALAAEAGLGVASVHPAGAVSIVELHPGG; translated from the coding sequence ATGAACCGAATGGCCGAGTCCGACGAGCCGCACGGCCGCCGCTCCCGGGGCCCCGCCCGACCGCGCCACGACGCGGGACTCGTGTCGGCGGCGGCGGACGACGCCGTCCCCGCGCTGTGGGCGATGGCGCAGCTCGCGACCCCGATGGCGGTGCGGGCGGCGGCGACCCTGCGCGTCGCCGACCACATCGCGTCCGGGCTGCGGACCGTGCCCGAACTGGCGGAGGCGACCGGCGCCGACGCCGACGGGCTCGCCCGCCTGCTGCGCTACCTCGCGGTGCGCGGGGTGCTGCGCCGGGACGGCTCCGACCGGTACGGGCTGACCGCGCTGGGCGAGGCGCTGCGCGACGACCACCCGGGCGGTCTGCGCGCCTGCCTCGACGTCGAGGAGGGCGGCCGGGCCGAGCTCTGCTACGTCGAGCTGCTGCACAGCGTCCGCACGGGCGGGCCCGCCTACCCGCGGCGCTTCGGCCTCTCCTTCTGGGACGACCTGGCCGCCGAGCCCCGGCACGAGGCCGCCTTCCGCGCGATGCTCCGCCCGGGCGGAGTGGACCGGGCGCGCCGGATCGCGTCGGCGTACGACTGGGCGTCCCTCGGCAGCGTGGTGGACGTCGGCGGCGGGGAGGGCACACTCCTCGCCGCGCTTCTCACCGCGCATCCGGACCTCCGGGGCGTGCTCGTCGAACGGCCTCCCGCCACCGACGCGGCGCGCAAGGCGCTGGCCGCGGCGGGCGTCGCCGACCGCGCCCAGGTCGAGACGGGCGACATGTTCGGCCCGCTCCCGCCGGGGGCCGGAGGCTACGTGCTGTCCCTGGTCGTCCACAACTGGGGCGACGACCCGGCACGCGCCATCCTGGCGCGCTGCGCGGAGGCCGCGGGCGCGGCCGGCTCGGTCCTCGTCGTGGAGAACGTCGGCCCGGACGGCGCCGGGCCGACCGGGCTCGACCTGCGGATGCTCGCGTACTGCGGGGGGAAGGTGCGGTCGCTGCCGGA